A window of the Leucothrix mucor DSM 2157 genome harbors these coding sequences:
- a CDS encoding carboxymuconolactone decarboxylase family protein has protein sequence MTDQLAVSPLAPDQWDESLSFVKEDMNGRPINVHRLMAHHPELLKAWWNFRNYSVQGGELGKRKGELVILRVAVHMKAWYEWGSHVERGLACGLSRREIERVKLGGNAEGWEESEALLLNAIDELIATHGLSPASHAQLRVHFSVKQIMDIIAIHGMYVILGCMINTWGLDLDSHVQEKLPEDVTRVAFEASYPR, from the coding sequence ATGACCGACCAACTTGCAGTGAGCCCGCTAGCCCCTGATCAATGGGATGAGTCACTTTCCTTTGTTAAAGAGGATATGAATGGGCGGCCTATTAATGTGCATCGCCTAATGGCTCATCATCCTGAGCTATTAAAAGCTTGGTGGAATTTTAGAAACTACTCGGTACAAGGTGGTGAGCTGGGTAAGCGCAAAGGCGAGTTGGTTATCTTGCGAGTCGCCGTTCATATGAAAGCTTGGTACGAGTGGGGCTCTCATGTGGAGCGTGGCTTGGCTTGCGGTTTAAGTCGCAGAGAAATTGAGCGAGTTAAACTGGGTGGCAATGCGGAAGGCTGGGAGGAAAGCGAAGCCTTATTACTGAATGCAATTGATGAGTTAATTGCGACGCATGGTCTAAGTCCAGCCTCTCACGCGCAGCTGCGAGTGCATTTTAGTGTTAAGCAGATCATGGATATTATTGCCATTCACGGGATGTACGTGATTTTAGGTTGCATGATTAATACGTGGGGCTTGGATCTTGATTCCCATGTGCAGGAGAAGCTACCCGAAGATGTGACTAGAGTCGCATTTGAAGCCAGCTACCCACGGTAG
- the egtD gene encoding L-histidine N(alpha)-methyltransferase has protein sequence MNKQFAIDVDAGLSQQNKTLPSKYFYDQKGDELFMQIMELPEYYLTRAEHEIFTEQTQELIDALGVSPKQHFELIELGAGDGSKTKHLLKALLEQGYQFDYLPIDISGYVLELLASNLLAELPTLSLKAQQGDYFEILQNLKQSRAPKVMLFLGSNIGNMTDAEAANFIYDLGANLAAGDKMLLGADLIKSADIVLPAYDDAQGVTKAFNMNLLHRMNNELGANFVIEQFDHLAEYTEAEGIAKSFIVSQTAQQVHIAATNKTYDFAAGEKIHVEVSRKYSRQVLELILEKTDFTISRLLTDRQGYFADFVLHRN, from the coding sequence ATGAATAAACAATTCGCGATCGATGTCGATGCTGGGCTGAGTCAGCAAAATAAAACGCTACCTTCTAAATATTTCTATGATCAGAAAGGCGACGAGCTATTTATGCAGATCATGGAACTACCAGAGTACTACCTGACGCGTGCGGAGCATGAAATTTTCACTGAGCAAACTCAGGAATTGATTGATGCTTTGGGTGTTAGCCCCAAACAGCACTTCGAGCTGATTGAGTTGGGCGCAGGTGATGGTAGTAAAACAAAACACTTGTTAAAAGCATTGCTGGAGCAAGGTTATCAGTTTGATTATCTGCCGATCGATATTTCAGGGTATGTGTTGGAGTTGCTGGCAAGTAACTTGTTAGCGGAACTACCGACCTTATCGCTGAAAGCTCAGCAGGGTGATTATTTTGAAATACTGCAGAACCTGAAGCAGAGCCGTGCGCCAAAGGTGATGCTGTTTTTGGGGTCAAATATTGGCAATATGACCGATGCAGAGGCAGCAAATTTTATCTATGACTTAGGAGCCAACCTAGCCGCTGGCGATAAAATGTTATTGGGTGCCGATTTAATTAAGTCTGCCGATATTGTGTTGCCTGCTTATGATGATGCGCAGGGTGTGACAAAAGCATTCAATATGAATCTTCTGCACCGAATGAATAATGAGCTGGGGGCAAACTTTGTGATTGAGCAGTTCGATCATCTGGCTGAGTACACTGAAGCGGAAGGTATTGCCAAAAGTTTTATTGTTAGTCAGACCGCGCAGCAGGTGCATATTGCTGCGACTAACAAAACGTATGACTTCGCTGCGGGTGAAAAAATCCATGTTGAGGTGTCGCGTAAATACAGTCGACAGGTGTTGGAGTTGATCTTAGAAAAAACCGACTTCACAATTAGCCGGCTGCTAACAGACAGGCAGGGCTACTTCGCGGATTTTGTATTGCATCGAAACTAA
- the egtB gene encoding ergothioneine biosynthesis protein EgtB → MTDSLAEQYLRTRRRTEQLCEPLCTEDYIPQAVEFASPPKWHLAHVTWFFETMILQKYLPGYEVFHKDFNFLFNSYYQAAGARAIRGQRGIMTRPTVDEVYQYRQHVDKHMATLLAEPLAPDVADLLTLGLNHEQQHQELLLMDLKYVFSLNPLHPVYHPESSLVADHNPQAGWLTVEEDVYPIGYRGDGFCFDNERSPHKVYLHRFEIAKALVTNGEYLKFIEAGGYQNFGYWLDEGWSWVSNNEVASPLYWQQIDGEWFYYTLAGLQKLDPDAMLCHVSYYEANAYACWKGARLPTEFEWEVAAPSLEWGKRWEWTSSAYQPYPGFEISDGAVGEYNGKFMVNQIVLRGGATVTAAGHSRLTYRNFFHPPLQWQFSGIRLAK, encoded by the coding sequence ATGACCGACTCTTTAGCAGAACAGTATCTCCGCACACGCAGGCGCACCGAGCAATTGTGCGAGCCACTTTGTACGGAAGATTACATTCCTCAGGCTGTCGAGTTTGCCAGTCCGCCGAAATGGCACTTGGCTCATGTGACGTGGTTCTTTGAAACCATGATCCTGCAAAAATACTTGCCCGGCTATGAAGTCTTTCATAAAGACTTTAACTTTCTATTCAATAGCTATTATCAAGCAGCCGGTGCGCGAGCCATTCGTGGGCAGCGTGGAATTATGACGCGCCCCACGGTGGATGAAGTTTATCAATATCGTCAGCATGTTGATAAACACATGGCAACATTATTAGCCGAGCCCTTAGCGCCCGACGTTGCAGATCTGCTTACGCTGGGCCTAAACCACGAGCAGCAGCATCAGGAATTATTACTGATGGACCTGAAGTACGTGTTTTCGCTGAATCCTTTACATCCTGTCTATCATCCTGAAAGTAGTCTGGTGGCAGATCACAATCCACAAGCGGGTTGGCTAACGGTTGAAGAGGATGTTTATCCGATTGGTTATCGAGGTGATGGCTTTTGTTTTGATAACGAGCGTTCGCCACACAAAGTCTATTTGCATCGCTTTGAAATCGCTAAAGCACTGGTGACCAATGGCGAGTACCTAAAGTTTATCGAAGCGGGTGGTTATCAGAACTTCGGCTATTGGTTGGATGAGGGCTGGTCGTGGGTTAGCAATAATGAAGTCGCTAGCCCACTGTACTGGCAGCAGATTGATGGAGAGTGGTTTTACTACACCTTAGCCGGATTGCAAAAGCTCGACCCAGACGCCATGTTGTGTCACGTCTCTTATTATGAAGCGAATGCCTATGCTTGTTGGAAGGGCGCGCGCTTACCTACTGAGTTTGAATGGGAAGTTGCCGCGCCTTCATTGGAATGGGGGAAGCGTTGGGAGTGGACTAGCTCTGCTTATCAACCATATCCCGGGTTTGAAATTAGTGACGGCGCAGTTGGTGAGTACAACGGGAAATTCATGGTGAATCAAATTGTCTTGCGAGGTGGCGCGACGGTTACGGCAGCAGGGCATAGTCGATTGACCTATCGCAACTTCTTTCATCCGCCGCTGCAATGGCAATTCTCTGGAATCAGGTTAGCAAAATGA
- a CDS encoding MarC family protein, producing MSDFLATFIFFFAVIDPIGTVPVFLAVTRAYEEHVKRQIAIKAVLISGAILLFFLVAGEVILDAIKVPLSAFQIAGGIVLFLFALSMIFGDSKPDQELKMVSATDTAIFPLAVPSIASPGAMLAAVLLTENGEYNIMEQGLTALSMFAVLAIVLLLLIGASWIHRLIGNSGASIISRVMGLILASVAVNSVLGGAKEYFSLVIPVAG from the coding sequence ATGAGCGACTTCCTTGCTACCTTTATCTTCTTTTTTGCAGTGATTGATCCCATCGGAACGGTGCCTGTTTTTCTCGCTGTAACCCGTGCTTACGAAGAGCATGTGAAAAGACAGATCGCAATTAAAGCAGTGCTCATTTCCGGGGCCATTCTGCTATTTTTCTTGGTCGCGGGCGAAGTCATTCTGGATGCAATTAAAGTACCGTTATCGGCCTTCCAGATTGCAGGCGGGATTGTGTTGTTCCTGTTTGCTTTGAGCATGATTTTTGGGGATAGCAAGCCGGATCAGGAGCTGAAAATGGTCAGTGCCACCGATACGGCGATTTTCCCATTAGCAGTGCCTTCCATTGCGAGCCCTGGGGCGATGTTGGCGGCGGTGTTGCTCACTGAAAATGGTGAATACAATATTATGGAGCAAGGGCTCACCGCGTTATCAATGTTTGCGGTGCTTGCCATCGTCTTGTTGTTATTAATTGGTGCAAGCTGGATACATCGATTAATTGGAAATAGTGGGGCGAGTATTATTAGCCGTGTCATGGGTTTAATACTGGCTTCGGTTGCGGTCAATAGTGTGCTGGGTGGTGCTAAGGAATACTTCTCTTTGGTAATACCGGTGGCTGGGTGA
- a CDS encoding quaternary amine ABC transporter ATP-binding protein, with protein MASQSIEIKNLYKIFGPHGEKYVDMVKNGLSKTDLNDQYDHVLGLQDINIHMPAGQIQVVMGLSGSGKSTLIRHINRLIDPTVGEVLYDGVDVCQMKKSALREFRRHKTAMVFQKFALLPHRTVMENTVFGLEIQGVPEGESKRRAQRWLDRVGLAGFEDNYPNQLSGGMQQRVGLARALANDADILLMDEAFSALDPLIRMDMQTVLLDIQDELEKTIVFITHDLDEALRLGDQIAILRDGAVIQQGTGQDIVLQPADEYIASFVKEVNRGRVIKVRTVMKPVTAELSDNAVKVRRSALLEEAAKMMTDADEQMALVVDATGKAVGMLDIHDVIASMVTPVEHDAENTAAA; from the coding sequence ATGGCTAGTCAAAGCATTGAAATCAAAAATCTGTACAAAATCTTCGGCCCTCACGGCGAAAAGTATGTCGACATGGTCAAAAACGGCCTGTCGAAAACAGATTTGAATGATCAGTATGACCACGTACTAGGTTTGCAGGATATTAATATCCATATGCCAGCAGGTCAGATTCAGGTGGTGATGGGCTTATCCGGCTCTGGTAAGTCGACGTTGATTCGTCACATCAATCGCTTGATTGATCCGACGGTTGGTGAAGTACTTTACGATGGCGTTGATGTTTGCCAAATGAAGAAGAGCGCACTGCGTGAATTCCGTCGTCATAAAACAGCGATGGTGTTTCAGAAGTTTGCTCTACTACCACACCGCACTGTCATGGAAAACACGGTCTTCGGTTTGGAGATTCAGGGTGTTCCAGAGGGTGAGAGCAAGCGTCGCGCTCAGCGTTGGTTAGACCGTGTTGGTTTGGCTGGCTTTGAGGATAACTATCCGAATCAGTTGTCTGGTGGTATGCAGCAGCGTGTTGGTTTGGCGCGTGCGCTGGCTAACGATGCGGATATCTTGTTGATGGATGAGGCATTTTCTGCACTCGATCCACTTATTCGTATGGATATGCAGACAGTACTGTTGGATATTCAGGATGAGCTGGAAAAGACGATTGTGTTTATCACACATGACTTGGATGAGGCTTTGCGCTTAGGTGATCAGATCGCTATCTTGCGTGATGGCGCGGTGATTCAGCAGGGAACAGGACAAGATATTGTACTGCAGCCTGCGGATGAATATATTGCCAGCTTCGTTAAAGAAGTGAATCGTGGTCGTGTTATCAAAGTGCGTACAGTCATGAAGCCTGTGACTGCTGAGCTTAGCGATAACGCGGTGAAAGTCCGTCGCAGTGCATTGCTGGAAGAAGCAGCTAAAATGATGACCGATGCCGATGAGCAGATGGCTTTGGTGGTTGATGCCACCGGGAAGGCTGTTGGTATGCTGGACATCCATGATGTTATCGCGTCGATGGTAACACCGGTTGAACATGATGCTGAGAATACCGCTGCGGCTTAA
- a CDS encoding ABC transporter permease encodes MSWYNEFPHMPIDSLRALKKGIDAGFKGFTREYGETIEMIFEPVKQFMILAEDFMLDTPWPIIMVLIAGLVWLGSRSWKIVIGTIITLLLIGFFDMWEDTMKTVSMTFVATMLAIVVGIPIGILMSRSQLVQRIVTPVLDVMQTMPAFVYLIPVVMLLGIGKVPGLISVIIYAIPPIIRLTNLGIRLVDKDILEAGDAFGASSWQRLMKIQMPLALPTIMAGINQTIMMALSMVVVASMIGVQGLGQPVLKAIANQYFTLGIFNGLAIVGIAIIFDRASQAYGKRLQKHSEVVHG; translated from the coding sequence TTGAGTTGGTATAACGAGTTTCCGCACATGCCCATCGACAGCCTTCGGGCGTTGAAGAAGGGAATTGATGCGGGTTTTAAGGGATTTACTCGCGAATACGGCGAGACAATCGAGATGATTTTCGAGCCAGTTAAGCAGTTTATGATTCTGGCCGAAGATTTTATGCTAGACACGCCATGGCCCATCATTATGGTGCTAATCGCAGGTTTGGTTTGGCTAGGGAGCCGTAGCTGGAAAATTGTGATAGGTACCATCATCACACTATTACTGATCGGTTTCTTTGACATGTGGGAAGACACCATGAAGACGGTGTCGATGACCTTTGTGGCGACCATGCTCGCTATCGTAGTCGGTATACCGATCGGGATACTGATGTCACGCTCGCAGCTGGTTCAGCGAATCGTCACCCCCGTACTTGATGTTATGCAAACGATGCCTGCCTTCGTTTATTTGATTCCGGTGGTTATGCTACTGGGAATCGGTAAAGTGCCGGGTCTGATCTCCGTTATCATTTATGCCATTCCGCCCATTATTCGTTTGACCAATTTAGGTATTCGTTTGGTTGATAAGGATATTCTGGAAGCCGGTGATGCCTTCGGTGCCTCTTCTTGGCAGCGACTGATGAAAATCCAAATGCCTTTGGCGCTACCGACTATTATGGCCGGTATTAACCAGACCATTATGATGGCTTTGTCGATGGTGGTTGTGGCTTCAATGATTGGTGTACAGGGACTGGGTCAGCCAGTACTTAAAGCGATTGCTAACCAGTATTTCACTTTGGGTATTTTCAATGGCTTAGCGATTGTTGGTATTGCGATTATCTTTGACCGTGCCAGCCAGGCTTACGGTAAGCGTCTGCAAAAACATTCAGAGGTAGTTCATGGCTAG
- a CDS encoding ABC transporter substrate-binding protein encodes MKKLLASTLILAGLGFAGSASAHECGDITIASMNWQSAEVLSAVDKLILEKGYDCDVEMVAGDTMPTFTSMNEKGKPDVATELWTNSLEEPLREAIEEGRLYRTVDILSDGGEEGIWIPKYMADANPDIKSVEDALKRPELFPHPEDDDKGAIIGCPAGWNCQLIMQNLFKAYDMEKKGFELVDPGSSAGLDGAIAKSYERKQGFMTYYWAPTSLLGKYDMVKLKIDAPHDQEHWEKCTGVADCEDPKINDWRASRVSTVVTKDFMDSSAIALSYFSRRSIRNNDLGQLLAWMTDNQATGEEAAEEFIKTREDIWTKWVSKDVAEKIKK; translated from the coding sequence ATGAAAAAACTCCTAGCATCAACATTGATACTAGCTGGTTTGGGTTTTGCAGGTTCAGCAAGCGCACACGAATGTGGAGACATCACTATTGCCTCAATGAACTGGCAGTCCGCAGAAGTATTATCTGCAGTGGACAAGCTAATTCTGGAGAAGGGTTACGATTGTGACGTAGAGATGGTTGCTGGTGACACCATGCCTACCTTCACTTCGATGAATGAGAAGGGTAAGCCAGATGTCGCAACTGAGCTTTGGACCAATTCATTGGAAGAGCCACTGAGAGAAGCGATCGAAGAAGGTCGTTTATACCGCACAGTTGATATTCTGTCGGATGGTGGTGAAGAAGGTATCTGGATTCCTAAGTACATGGCAGATGCTAATCCAGACATTAAGTCTGTTGAAGATGCACTGAAGCGTCCTGAGCTGTTCCCACATCCTGAAGATGATGATAAAGGCGCGATCATTGGTTGCCCTGCTGGTTGGAATTGCCAGTTGATCATGCAGAATCTGTTTAAAGCGTACGATATGGAAAAGAAAGGCTTTGAGCTGGTTGATCCAGGTTCATCAGCCGGTCTTGACGGCGCAATCGCTAAATCTTACGAGCGTAAGCAAGGCTTCATGACTTACTACTGGGCACCTACCTCATTACTGGGTAAGTACGACATGGTTAAGCTGAAGATTGATGCGCCACACGATCAAGAGCACTGGGAAAAATGTACGGGTGTTGCAGATTGTGAAGATCCAAAGATCAATGACTGGAGAGCATCACGCGTATCTACCGTTGTAACTAAAGACTTCATGGATAGCTCTGCGATTGCACTGAGCTACTTCTCACGTCGTTCTATTCGTAACAATGACCTTGGTCAGCTGTTGGCATGGATGACAGATAACCAGGCAACTGGTGAAGAAGCGGCAGAAGAGTTTATTAAGACTCGTGAAGATATCTGGACTAAGTGGGTATCTAAAGACGTTGCTGAAAAGATTAAGAAATAA
- a CDS encoding B12-binding domain-containing radical SAM protein: MKTLFCIPPMTQLNTPYPATAYLTGFLREQGFVVAQRDLAIELLLTLLTPEGLEQILGVVEDNYAEFEDDELPDVIYQFMAEFEQYRQCVTPAIRFLQGKDPSLALRIVSRRFLPEGPAFEGLHGLDEATGDILQWAFGELGTQDKAKHLATLFIDDLVQVIHQGVDVNFEISRYGESLAASNPSFDDLYGILNADVSLVEATLQHLVVAHLQETQPDVLGITVPFPGNMLGALQIARACREHSPNTHIVLGGGYINTELRSLSDPRIFEFVDFILLDDGEQPLLRLYKHLLGNCERQDLHRTYYLDDGAVCYQQQSALPDIPHRAIGTPVYEGLPLDSYLSLCEMLNPMHRIWSDGRWNKLTMAHGCYWTQCSFCDIGLDYIGRYDEAGADIIVERIETLIAETGQTGFHFVDEAAPPKVMFAMARKLIEKGIVITWWGNIRFEKTFTPERCQLLADSGCVAVSGGLEVASDRLLKLMKKGVTVEQVARVTKAFSDAGILVHAYLMYGFPSQTEAETVDSLEYVRQLMMHKCIHSAYWHRFSATIHSPVGQKPEQYGVTLHPPAFAGFASNDIEFSDPVVADHELLGKGLKKALYNYMHGLGFEQPVGFWFDKRLAKPSVKANMIEKALEKTPRQSKVIPIQAVNCDSI; this comes from the coding sequence ATGAAAACATTATTTTGCATTCCTCCGATGACCCAGCTTAATACGCCGTACCCTGCGACAGCGTATCTGACTGGCTTTTTGCGTGAACAGGGTTTTGTCGTGGCGCAGCGCGATCTGGCCATTGAGCTGTTACTCACCTTGCTAACGCCCGAGGGGCTGGAGCAGATTCTGGGAGTGGTTGAAGATAACTACGCCGAATTTGAGGATGACGAACTGCCGGATGTGATTTATCAGTTTATGGCGGAGTTTGAGCAATATCGCCAATGTGTAACGCCTGCGATTCGTTTCCTGCAAGGCAAAGACCCGAGTTTGGCGCTGCGGATTGTGTCGCGACGATTTTTACCGGAGGGTCCTGCGTTTGAAGGATTGCACGGTTTGGACGAAGCCACTGGTGATATTTTGCAGTGGGCTTTTGGTGAGCTGGGCACGCAGGATAAAGCCAAGCATTTGGCCACTTTGTTTATCGATGACTTAGTGCAGGTGATTCATCAAGGTGTTGATGTTAACTTTGAAATCTCCCGTTACGGTGAAAGCCTTGCTGCATCCAATCCTTCATTTGACGATCTGTATGGCATTCTCAATGCGGATGTGAGTTTGGTCGAAGCCACACTTCAGCACTTAGTCGTTGCGCATTTACAAGAAACGCAGCCCGATGTCTTGGGTATCACCGTGCCATTCCCCGGCAATATGCTGGGTGCGTTACAAATTGCGCGGGCCTGTCGGGAGCATTCGCCTAACACGCACATCGTGCTCGGTGGCGGTTATATTAATACTGAACTGCGTAGCTTGAGTGATCCGCGTATTTTTGAGTTTGTGGATTTTATCCTGCTGGATGATGGCGAGCAGCCGTTATTGCGTTTGTACAAACACCTTTTGGGTAATTGCGAGCGTCAGGATTTACACCGTACTTATTATTTGGATGATGGCGCGGTGTGTTATCAGCAGCAGTCCGCGCTACCGGATATTCCGCATCGCGCGATTGGTACGCCGGTGTATGAAGGCTTACCGCTGGATTCCTACTTATCTTTATGTGAAATGCTAAACCCCATGCATCGTATCTGGAGCGATGGGCGCTGGAATAAGCTCACCATGGCGCACGGCTGTTATTGGACGCAGTGCAGCTTCTGCGATATCGGCTTGGATTATATCGGGCGCTACGATGAGGCCGGAGCTGACATTATTGTTGAGCGCATTGAAACGCTAATCGCCGAAACGGGTCAAACGGGCTTTCACTTTGTGGATGAAGCGGCACCGCCTAAAGTCATGTTTGCCATGGCGCGTAAGCTGATTGAGAAAGGCATCGTTATTACCTGGTGGGGAAATATTCGTTTTGAAAAGACGTTCACGCCAGAGCGTTGCCAGTTATTAGCGGACTCTGGTTGTGTAGCGGTCAGCGGTGGTTTGGAAGTGGCTTCCGATCGATTGCTGAAGCTGATGAAAAAAGGCGTAACGGTCGAGCAAGTGGCGCGAGTGACCAAAGCATTTTCCGATGCGGGCATTTTGGTGCATGCCTATCTTATGTATGGCTTCCCCTCGCAGACTGAAGCGGAAACTGTCGACTCGTTAGAATATGTACGCCAGCTCATGATGCACAAATGCATTCACTCTGCCTATTGGCATCGTTTCTCAGCAACGATTCACAGTCCGGTTGGGCAGAAGCCAGAGCAATATGGGGTGACATTGCACCCGCCAGCCTTTGCAGGATTTGCCAGTAACGATATTGAGTTTAGCGATCCGGTGGTGGCTGATCACGAATTGCTGGGTAAAGGGCTGAAAAAGGCGTTGTACAACTATATGCACGGTTTGGGCTTTGAGCAGCCGGTTGGTTTTTGGTTTGATAAGCGTTTAGCAAAGCCATCGGTTAAAGCGAATATGATCGAGAAAGCGTTGGAAAAAACACCAAGACAAAGCAAGGTTATCCCGATTCAGGCAGTTAATTGCGATAGCATCTAG
- a CDS encoding sensor domain-containing phosphodiesterase: MDKDVSAKTESEKVRLENKVIKTDLQYLVGLVRAHLNLDIAFIAKYEKGQRVFLHIDSKTEDSPIKPDDSDPFEQTYCYKITQGELPEIINDTSANPITRGMAVTKALDIKSYIGVPIRTADGKLFGTFCCIGHQVEPALSERDLAFIKVFAEFAGKQIDQTRQQSKDSRIVEDKILAMIESLDFEIAFQPIYNMNLQRVVGYEALSRFPGIPYNSPDYWFKEASDVGLGEVLEALTTKKALSQMDLLPENTYLSLNASPEYIINGSVGRLLEQVSGKQIVLEITEHARISNYDALRAALLPLRAKGIRLAIDDAGAGYASFQHILELGADIIKLDISLIRNIDKDSARRALTSAMISFAKNTDCEIIAEGVETAEELETLCVIGVSKAQGYFIGRPMSTAQIAESSAFTMPPEISKNA, from the coding sequence ATGGACAAAGACGTATCAGCTAAAACCGAATCGGAGAAAGTCCGGCTCGAGAATAAAGTGATTAAAACAGACCTACAATATCTTGTAGGACTGGTTCGCGCACACCTGAATTTAGACATCGCTTTTATTGCTAAATATGAGAAAGGGCAACGGGTGTTTTTGCACATTGATAGCAAGACCGAAGACAGCCCAATAAAGCCGGATGACTCCGACCCCTTTGAACAAACCTATTGCTACAAAATCACCCAAGGCGAACTGCCTGAAATCATTAATGATACCAGCGCAAACCCCATTACCCGTGGCATGGCGGTCACCAAAGCTTTGGACATTAAAAGCTATATTGGTGTACCGATCAGAACCGCTGATGGTAAATTATTTGGTACATTTTGTTGTATAGGCCATCAGGTTGAACCGGCTTTAAGCGAGCGCGACCTTGCCTTTATTAAAGTGTTTGCTGAGTTTGCAGGCAAGCAGATTGACCAAACCCGCCAACAGAGTAAAGATAGCCGAATCGTTGAAGATAAAATATTAGCGATGATCGAGTCACTCGACTTTGAAATTGCGTTCCAGCCGATTTATAACATGAACTTACAGCGCGTGGTGGGTTACGAAGCACTTTCCCGCTTTCCCGGCATACCTTACAACTCCCCTGATTACTGGTTTAAAGAAGCCTCCGATGTCGGGCTTGGTGAAGTGCTTGAAGCGCTAACCACCAAAAAAGCGCTGAGCCAAATGGACCTACTCCCTGAAAATACCTACCTCTCACTAAATGCCAGCCCGGAATATATTATCAATGGCTCGGTTGGTCGTTTATTAGAGCAGGTTTCAGGCAAGCAGATTGTGCTGGAAATCACCGAGCATGCCCGCATCAGTAATTATGATGCACTCAGAGCAGCCCTACTCCCCTTGCGAGCCAAAGGCATTCGCTTAGCGATTGATGATGCCGGTGCAGGCTATGCCAGTTTCCAGCATATTTTAGAGTTAGGCGCAGATATTATTAAGCTAGATATTAGCCTGATTCGCAATATAGACAAGGATTCGGCGAGACGTGCACTCACCTCCGCAATGATTTCATTTGCTAAAAATACGGACTGTGAAATTATTGCAGAAGGCGTTGAAACCGCTGAAGAGCTTGAGACGCTCTGTGTGATTGGCGTTAGCAAAGCACAGGGATATTTTATTGGCCGGCCAATGTCGACCGCTCAAATTGCCGAATCCAGCGCATTTACCATGCCTCCTGAGATAAGCAAAAACGCTTAA
- the pyrC gene encoding dihydroorotase: MADATQITLHQPDDWHLHLRDGEMLKAVAGYTANHFGRAIIMPNLVPPVITTQDAIAYRARIMDALPAGSAFEPLMTLYLTEQTDPADVRAGFANGDITAAKLYPAGATTNSAAGVKNIEAIYPVLEAMQDIGMPLLVHGEVVDAAIDIFDREAVFIERILSGVRKQFPELKIVLEHITTADGVEFVKSCESNVAATITPHHLTINRNAMLVGGIQPHYYCLPVAKRETHRLALVEAATSGDARFFLGTDSAPHLDGAKESACGCAGIFNVSVTMSVLAHVFENEGKLENLERFASLNGPVFYGKSVNEAMMTLEKQTQPVDISEKLSVAGGSMTIFNPKFPLLWRVV, translated from the coding sequence ATGGCCGACGCGACTCAAATCACATTACACCAACCGGATGATTGGCATCTGCATTTACGCGATGGCGAGATGCTCAAAGCCGTTGCAGGCTATACCGCCAACCATTTTGGGCGCGCCATTATTATGCCAAATCTGGTGCCGCCAGTTATTACAACGCAGGATGCGATTGCGTATCGCGCGCGTATTATGGATGCGCTGCCAGCGGGTTCGGCCTTTGAGCCTTTGATGACGTTGTATCTGACGGAGCAAACAGATCCTGCCGATGTGCGTGCGGGGTTTGCCAATGGCGATATCACAGCGGCTAAGTTATATCCGGCGGGTGCAACCACGAATTCCGCTGCTGGCGTTAAAAATATCGAAGCGATTTATCCGGTACTGGAAGCCATGCAGGATATTGGCATGCCATTGTTGGTGCACGGTGAAGTCGTGGATGCGGCGATTGATATCTTTGATCGCGAAGCGGTATTTATCGAGCGGATTTTATCGGGTGTGCGCAAGCAGTTCCCTGAGCTGAAAATCGTGCTTGAACACATTACAACGGCCGATGGCGTCGAGTTTGTAAAATCCTGTGAGTCGAATGTGGCAGCAACTATTACTCCGCATCATTTAACGATTAATCGTAACGCCATGCTGGTCGGTGGTATTCAGCCGCATTATTACTGCTTGCCAGTGGCTAAGCGCGAAACGCATCGTTTGGCTTTGGTCGAAGCGGCAACCTCAGGTGATGCGCGTTTCTTTTTAGGCACAGATTCTGCGCCGCATTTGGATGGTGCAAAAGAGAGTGCTTGCGGCTGTGCTGGTATTTTCAATGTGTCGGTGACGATGTCGGTATTGGCACATGTATTTGAAAATGAAGGCAAGCTGGAAAACTTGGAGCGCTTTGCATCACTGAATGGACCAGTGTTTTACGGCAAATCTGTGAACGAGGCGATGATGACTTTGGAAAAGCAGACGCAGCCAGTGGATATTTCAGAGAAGTTGTCGGTTGCAGGCGGTTCGATGACAATCTTTAATCCTAAGTTTCCACTGCTGTGGCGCGTGGTATAA